One Pseudonocardia sediminis DNA window includes the following coding sequences:
- the rraA gene encoding ribonuclease E activity regulator RraA: MTTAGTPTADLYDDLGEALDSCDVQFRQFGGRTRFHGPVVTVHCFEDNALLKSVLSEPGEGRVLVVDGGGSLHRALIGDVIAGLAVGNGWAGVVVHGAVRDVAALRDLDIGIKALGSNPRKSTKTGAGRRDVPVTFGTASFAPGDVLHSDEDGIVVEHP; the protein is encoded by the coding sequence ATGACCACGGCCGGGACCCCCACCGCCGACCTCTACGACGACCTCGGCGAGGCCCTGGACTCCTGCGACGTCCAGTTCCGCCAGTTCGGCGGCCGCACGCGGTTCCACGGCCCCGTCGTCACCGTGCACTGCTTCGAGGACAACGCGCTGCTCAAGTCGGTCCTGTCCGAGCCCGGCGAGGGCCGGGTGCTCGTGGTCGACGGCGGCGGGTCGCTGCACCGGGCGCTGATCGGCGACGTGATCGCCGGGCTCGCCGTGGGCAACGGGTGGGCGGGGGTCGTCGTGCATGGCGCGGTCCGCGACGTCGCGGCCCTGCGCGACCTCGACATCGGGATCAAGGCGCTCGGCTCGAACCCGCGCAAGTCGACGAAGACCGGCGCCGGGCGCCGCGACGTGCCGGTCACGTTCGGGACCGCCAGCTTCGCCCCTGGCGACGTCCTGCACAGCGACGAGGACGGCATCGTGGTCGAGCACCCCTAG
- a CDS encoding alpha/beta hydrolase: protein MSAGLERPHVWVPGTGATPLLLLHGTGGDEHDLLALREHIAPDAPVLSVRGAVSENGMPRFFRRLREGVFDEDDIRFRVDELAAFLAAAEKEYGVTPGAWTAVGFSNGANIASALLFGHPGALTAAVLLAAMVPYRDGPPAADLTGKRVLLSNGRRDPMATADHTTRLTDQLRTAGADVTDLPHDGGHGIDARLLPRVAEWVTG, encoded by the coding sequence GTGAGCGCCGGATTGGAACGCCCGCACGTCTGGGTGCCCGGCACCGGCGCCACTCCCCTGCTGCTCCTGCACGGCACCGGCGGCGACGAGCACGACCTGCTGGCGCTGCGCGAGCACATCGCCCCGGACGCACCGGTGCTCTCGGTGCGCGGGGCGGTGTCGGAGAACGGGATGCCGCGGTTCTTCCGGCGGCTGCGCGAGGGCGTCTTCGACGAGGACGACATCCGGTTCCGCGTCGACGAGCTCGCCGCGTTCCTCGCCGCCGCGGAGAAGGAGTACGGGGTGACGCCGGGCGCCTGGACCGCGGTCGGGTTCTCCAACGGCGCCAACATCGCCTCGGCGCTGCTGTTCGGCCACCCGGGAGCACTGACCGCCGCGGTGCTGCTGGCCGCGATGGTGCCCTACCGCGACGGCCCGCCGGCCGCGGACCTGACCGGTAAGCGGGTCCTGCTGTCCAACGGCCGCCGCGACCCGATGGCCACCGCCGACCACACCACACGCCTGACCGACCAGCTGCGCACCGCGGGCGCCGACGTCACCGATCTTCCCCACGACGGCGGGCACGGCATCGACGCACGCCTGCTCCCCCGCGTCGCAGAATGGGTCACCGGCTGA
- a CDS encoding M20 family metallopeptidase encodes MAHGTWNGTEQGAAELLSTLVRQRSVSGGPDGQVAVIETVLAAVRAIAPDVRCESELDGDHPWALLGTGGTAPVLFACHVDTVPVGSTADWSVDPFGGEIADGLVHGRGASDMKAGVVASAAGLVEAARRGTPAALLLTSDEEVGCLGAAQARDAVRALSPSAVVIPEATHNRVHLGHRGALWLRVVSRGRAAHGSTPDLGVNAIARLADLTVRARTELPLGADPYLGPETLNLGTLSGGTATNIVPDRAEARLDHRIVGDGADLLAWWERQPEADEVTVTSRLPAVTTSAGDPWVARRDPASEPVRYFTDASVLAPVLPGVPIAIWGPGDPARMHAVDENVAVSELEHAIGSFRGLVR; translated from the coding sequence GTGGCACACGGCACCTGGAACGGCACCGAACAGGGCGCGGCCGAGCTGCTCTCGACCCTCGTGCGGCAGCGCAGCGTCTCCGGTGGCCCGGACGGGCAGGTCGCGGTGATCGAGACGGTCCTGGCGGCCGTGCGGGCGATCGCCCCCGACGTCCGGTGCGAGAGCGAGCTCGACGGCGACCACCCCTGGGCGCTGCTGGGCACCGGCGGCACCGCGCCCGTGCTGTTCGCCTGCCACGTCGACACGGTGCCCGTCGGCTCGACCGCCGACTGGAGCGTCGACCCGTTCGGCGGTGAGATCGCCGACGGCCTGGTCCACGGCCGCGGGGCGTCGGACATGAAGGCCGGGGTGGTCGCCTCGGCGGCCGGGCTCGTCGAGGCGGCCCGCCGCGGGACACCCGCCGCACTTCTGCTGACCAGCGACGAGGAGGTCGGCTGCCTGGGCGCGGCGCAGGCACGCGACGCCGTGCGCGCCCTGTCCCCGTCCGCCGTGGTGATCCCGGAGGCGACCCACAACCGCGTCCACCTCGGGCACCGCGGGGCACTCTGGCTCCGGGTCGTCTCACGTGGGCGGGCGGCCCACGGCAGCACGCCCGACCTGGGTGTGAACGCGATCGCGCGCCTGGCCGACCTGACCGTCCGGGCGCGCACCGAGCTGCCGCTGGGCGCCGACCCGTACCTGGGCCCGGAGACGCTCAACCTGGGGACGCTGTCCGGCGGCACCGCGACCAACATCGTCCCCGACCGCGCCGAGGCCCGTCTCGACCACCGGATCGTCGGAGACGGCGCCGACCTCCTGGCGTGGTGGGAGCGCCAGCCCGAGGCCGACGAGGTGACCGTGACCTCGCGGCTGCCCGCCGTCACGACCAGCGCAGGCGACCCGTGGGTCGCACGGCGCGACCCGGCCTCCGAGCCGGTCCGCTACTTCACCGACGCCTCGGTCCTCGCCCCGGTGCTGCCCGGCGTCCCGATCGCGATCTGGGGCCCGGGGGACCCGGCGCGGATGCATGCCGTCGACGAGAACGTCGCGGTGTCCGAGCTGGAGCACGCGATCGGGTCGTTCCGCGGCCTGGTGCGGTGA
- a CDS encoding GNAT family N-acetyltransferase, whose amino-acid sequence MGHRLTPSRPEENPMSDQDTIALRHAPDRSLYAVDVDGEEVGFAAYVDSDGRRIFFHTVVDERFGGRGLAGKVVAYALADTREAGLRIVAMCPYVAKYVTTHHEVDDLLDPVTTAARAAVRDAQG is encoded by the coding sequence ATGGGTCACCGGCTGACCCCGTCCCGCCCCGAGGAGAACCCCATGTCCGACCAGGACACGATCGCCCTGCGCCACGCGCCGGACCGGAGCCTCTACGCCGTCGACGTCGACGGCGAGGAGGTCGGGTTCGCGGCCTACGTCGACTCGGACGGCCGGCGGATCTTCTTCCACACCGTCGTCGACGAGCGGTTCGGTGGCCGTGGCCTGGCCGGGAAGGTCGTCGCGTACGCCCTGGCCGACACCCGCGAGGCCGGGCTGCGGATCGTGGCGATGTGCCCCTACGTCGCGAAGTACGTGACCACCCACCACGAGGTCGACGACCTGCTCGACCCGGTCACGACGGCGGCGCGCGCCGCCGTCCGCGACGCCCAGGGCTGA
- a CDS encoding ring-cleaving dioxygenase: protein MSDIAPAGLHHVTAIAADPQENVDFYARALGLRLIKQTVNFDAPDVYHLYYGDASGTPASILTFFPWKGVHAGHNGAGLTTATAFGVPPESIGFWQNRLTDLKVDHDAPVDRDGAEVLTLRDPHGLVIDLVASPGDTRSGWDGAAGIPSEHAVRGLHSVTLSEAQLEPTQRMLSEMLGMSLSSEAGDRSRFVMPGDGPATLVDVAAETRGRGLQAGGTVHHVAFRAPDSATQLRWRQELVEAGIDVTEVKDRQYFTSIYFHEPGGVLFEIATDQPGFTVDEPLLTLGRELKLPPWLEPSREQIARGLPTLQVPDDVHGNDR from the coding sequence ATGAGCGACATCGCACCCGCCGGACTGCACCACGTGACGGCGATCGCGGCCGACCCCCAGGAGAACGTGGACTTCTACGCCCGCGCCCTGGGCCTGCGGCTGATCAAGCAGACGGTCAACTTCGACGCACCGGACGTCTACCACCTCTACTACGGCGACGCGTCCGGCACACCGGCGTCGATCCTGACGTTCTTCCCCTGGAAGGGCGTGCACGCCGGGCACAACGGCGCCGGCCTGACCACCGCCACCGCGTTCGGCGTCCCGCCGGAGTCGATCGGCTTCTGGCAGAACCGGCTCACCGACCTGAAGGTCGACCACGACGCCCCCGTCGACCGGGACGGCGCCGAGGTCCTGACCCTGCGCGACCCGCACGGCCTCGTGATCGACCTCGTCGCCTCGCCCGGGGACACCCGCTCCGGATGGGACGGCGCCGCGGGCATCCCCTCCGAGCACGCCGTCCGCGGCCTGCACTCGGTGACCCTGTCCGAGGCCCAGCTCGAGCCCACCCAGCGGATGCTCTCGGAGATGCTGGGGATGAGCCTGTCCTCCGAGGCCGGCGACCGGTCGCGGTTCGTGATGCCCGGCGACGGGCCGGCCACGCTCGTGGACGTCGCCGCCGAGACCCGCGGGCGGGGCCTGCAGGCCGGTGGCACCGTGCACCACGTCGCGTTCCGGGCGCCGGACTCGGCGACGCAGCTGCGCTGGCGCCAGGAGCTGGTCGAGGCCGGGATCGACGTAACTGAGGTCAAGGACCGGCAGTACTTCACCTCGATCTACTTCCACGAGCCCGGTGGCGTGCTGTTCGAGATCGCGACCGACCAGCCCGGGTTCACCGTCGACGAGCCGCTGCTCACCCTCGGCCGCGAGCTGAAGCTCCCGCCGTGGCTCGAGCCCAGCCGCGAGCAGATCGCCCGCGGCCTGCCGACGCTGCAGGTGCCCGACGACGTCCACGGGAACGACCGGTGA
- a CDS encoding tetratricopeptide repeat protein — translation MNTLTDRYDRATFLFAAGDHIEASRALADLVADEPASSSLRLLLARAYYHSAQLGRAEQELRTLVEQNPVDVYARLLLGRTLQRQSRHDDAAAHLRLAEAMSPAA, via the coding sequence ATGAACACCCTGACCGATCGTTACGACCGGGCGACGTTCCTGTTCGCCGCCGGCGACCACATCGAGGCCTCCCGTGCTCTGGCCGACCTCGTCGCCGACGAGCCGGCCTCGAGCAGCCTGCGTCTCCTGCTGGCTCGGGCGTACTACCACTCCGCCCAGCTCGGCCGCGCCGAGCAGGAGCTGCGGACGCTGGTCGAGCAGAACCCGGTCGACGTCTACGCCCGTCTGCTGCTGGGGCGCACCCTGCAGCGGCAGAGCCGGCACGACGACGCGGCGGCCCACCTGCGCCTCGCCGAGGCGATGAGCCCGGCCGCCTGA